A section of the Marinoscillum sp. 108 genome encodes:
- a CDS encoding AGE family epimerase/isomerase: MIVKSELYKVLNENVLDFWQSRMVDEEWGGFYGRIDGHDQLHPKADKAIILNTRILWTFSAAYQVTQNSEHKKVADRAYQYIVEHFMDPEFGGVYWTLDHTGHVSNDKKQVYAQAFAIYAFSEYHKIAPQGQALEHAVTLFNLLETHSLDKQDNGYFEAFDRQWGVLSDVRLSDKDMNATKTMNTHLHVLEAYTNLLMVWEHEPLKKALQNLVELMSTKFISDTNHFHLFFNDQWELQSHEVSFGHDIEGSWLLCEAAEVHQDSGLISSTRALALKMTDASLEGMDDDGGLMNEAGPEGLTDTDKHWWPQAEALVGLINAWQISGEERYLREAEKTWSFIKTRLIDPKGEWHWRVTRTGQVVLDEDKAGPWKCPYHNGRALLELYERLP; the protein is encoded by the coding sequence ATGATTGTAAAAAGCGAACTCTATAAAGTCCTGAATGAAAATGTTCTGGATTTTTGGCAGAGCAGGATGGTGGATGAGGAGTGGGGAGGATTTTATGGGCGCATTGACGGCCATGACCAGCTCCACCCAAAGGCGGATAAGGCCATCATTCTCAACACGCGAATCTTGTGGACCTTTTCTGCGGCTTATCAGGTCACTCAAAACAGCGAGCATAAAAAGGTTGCTGACAGGGCATATCAGTACATCGTAGAGCATTTTATGGATCCAGAGTTCGGAGGGGTCTATTGGACGCTGGATCATACAGGGCATGTTTCCAATGATAAAAAGCAGGTGTATGCCCAGGCGTTTGCGATTTATGCCTTTAGTGAATACCATAAAATAGCTCCACAAGGTCAGGCTTTGGAGCACGCTGTGACCTTGTTTAACCTATTGGAAACCCACAGTCTGGATAAACAGGACAACGGATATTTTGAAGCTTTCGATCGCCAGTGGGGGGTACTGTCTGACGTTCGCCTGAGTGACAAGGACATGAATGCTACCAAGACCATGAATACGCATCTGCATGTGTTGGAAGCCTATACCAATCTGCTGATGGTGTGGGAGCATGAACCTTTGAAAAAAGCCCTTCAGAACCTGGTGGAGTTAATGTCCACAAAGTTTATTTCGGACACCAATCATTTCCATTTATTCTTCAATGATCAATGGGAGCTACAATCGCACGAAGTATCCTTTGGTCATGACATAGAAGGGAGCTGGCTCTTGTGTGAGGCAGCTGAGGTGCATCAGGATTCGGGTCTTATTTCCTCTACCAGGGCGTTGGCGCTGAAGATGACTGACGCATCTTTGGAGGGCATGGACGATGATGGTGGTCTGATGAATGAAGCTGGCCCGGAGGGGTTGACAGATACGGACAAGCATTGGTGGCCACAGGCGGAGGCATTGGTGGGTTTGATCAATGCCTGGCAGATCAGTGGAGAAGAGCGTTATCTCAGGGAAGCTGAGAAAACCTGGAGTTTCATCAAAACCAGGCTCATTGATCCAAAAGGCGAGTGGCACTGGAGAGTGACCAGGACCGGGCAGGTGGTTTTGGATGAAGACAAAGCGGGCCCCTGGAAATGCCCCTACCACAATGGTCGCGCACTGCTGGAACTGTACGAGCGCTTGCCCTGA
- a CDS encoding sugar phosphate isomerase/epimerase codes for MKSNRRNVIKTLGAASTGLALFGGANLVSACGPGKKEQSAEASSEEKAAALFFNISLAQWSLHKSFFGEGLSSWENFGKLWDEHPDKVLQGVLNPVDFPTIAKRDFGINAVEYVNVFYYSKKNDLQFWKDLRKQCDDQGVKSLMIMCDREGNLGDTDEAARTQAVENHYGWVDAAKTLGCHSIRVNAAGNGTAEEVKAAAIDGLGRLTAYGQDNGINVIVENHGGYSSDGQWLSSVIAEVASDYCGTLPDFGNFCVEGGHGNCIREYDRYQGVKELMPFAKGVSAKSHDFDQEGNETHTDYERMMKIVKDAGFTGYVGVEYEGNVLSEADGIKATKKLLEKVGRV; via the coding sequence ATGAAATCCAATCGACGAAATGTAATTAAAACCCTAGGTGCAGCCAGCACCGGACTTGCCTTATTTGGAGGTGCTAATCTTGTATCTGCTTGTGGCCCTGGTAAAAAGGAGCAGTCAGCCGAGGCGTCTTCAGAAGAAAAAGCGGCAGCGCTATTTTTCAATATCTCATTGGCCCAGTGGTCTTTACATAAATCATTTTTTGGTGAAGGACTGAGCTCATGGGAAAATTTCGGAAAGCTATGGGATGAACATCCCGACAAAGTTTTGCAGGGGGTACTCAATCCCGTTGATTTCCCCACAATTGCCAAAAGGGATTTCGGGATCAATGCGGTGGAGTATGTGAATGTCTTCTATTACTCAAAGAAGAATGACCTTCAATTCTGGAAGGATTTGAGAAAGCAATGTGACGATCAAGGGGTGAAAAGTTTAATGATCATGTGTGACCGGGAAGGCAATCTGGGCGATACTGATGAAGCGGCACGAACCCAGGCGGTGGAAAATCACTATGGTTGGGTGGATGCCGCGAAGACCCTCGGATGTCACTCCATTCGCGTGAATGCAGCTGGCAATGGTACTGCCGAAGAAGTGAAAGCGGCTGCCATAGACGGGCTGGGCAGACTGACGGCCTATGGTCAGGATAACGGAATTAATGTGATCGTGGAGAATCACGGTGGTTATTCGTCCGATGGTCAATGGCTCAGTAGCGTGATTGCGGAAGTGGCCAGCGATTATTGTGGTACCCTTCCTGATTTTGGCAACTTCTGTGTAGAAGGTGGACATGGCAACTGCATCAGAGAGTATGACCGCTATCAGGGTGTGAAAGAACTTATGCCGTTTGCCAAAGGTGTGAGTGCCAAGTCTCATGACTTTGATCAGGAAGGCAATGAGACCCATACTGATTATGAGCGCATGATGAAAATTGTGAAGGATGCCGGGTTTACAGGCTACGTGGGTGTGGAATATGAAGGGAACGTATTGTCCGAGGCAGACGGCATCAAAGCCACCAAAAAATTGCTTGAAAAGGTAGGTAGGGTCTGA
- a CDS encoding glycoside hydrolase family 26 protein, translated as MNYKKRISYLSFLLLGLSLSAQTPIDQKATKKTRNLLTNLHAISSQGFMFGHQDDQAYGVGWKAEEGRSDVKETAGSFPAVHGWDVGSRLDRESNLDDIRFSNMKTWIKKAYKMGTINTLSWHLDNLTTGTNSWDKTPSVADILPGGSKHAEFVEQLDLLAEMLEGMRTTFTRIPIVFRPWHEHNGDWFWWGKGNCTEAEYIALFQFTVDYLKNEKNIHHLLYAFSPDRSRLRLDTIPEQNYLYGYPGDEYVDIIGIDNYGDVGRIGGPNTPEQQENFIQSLKLITKIAREKGKVAALTETGLEGVTKPDWFTEIILNPIKANDQEIDIAWVLVWRNANTTHHYAPYAGHPSVPDFQKFDEDPLTYFEKDMNNPYKRGKALKSSDK; from the coding sequence ATGAACTACAAAAAGCGCATTTCATACCTATCTTTTCTATTGCTTGGGTTATCATTATCTGCCCAGACGCCTATTGATCAAAAGGCCACCAAAAAAACGCGAAACCTACTTACCAATTTGCATGCGATTTCCTCACAAGGCTTCATGTTTGGTCATCAGGATGATCAGGCCTATGGAGTGGGCTGGAAGGCCGAGGAGGGACGTTCGGATGTGAAGGAAACCGCTGGAAGCTTCCCGGCGGTGCATGGCTGGGATGTGGGAAGCCGTCTGGATCGCGAAAGCAACCTGGATGACATCCGTTTCAGTAATATGAAGACATGGATAAAGAAGGCTTACAAAATGGGTACGATCAATACCCTTTCCTGGCATCTGGACAACCTGACTACTGGTACTAACAGTTGGGATAAAACCCCGTCGGTGGCGGATATTTTGCCGGGAGGATCCAAACATGCCGAATTTGTAGAGCAACTGGATTTGCTGGCCGAGATGCTCGAGGGCATGCGAACTACATTCACACGAATTCCCATCGTATTCAGACCCTGGCATGAGCATAATGGAGACTGGTTTTGGTGGGGAAAAGGCAACTGCACTGAAGCAGAGTACATAGCGCTTTTTCAGTTTACAGTTGATTACCTCAAAAATGAAAAGAACATCCATCACTTGCTTTATGCCTTTTCACCAGACAGGAGCCGCCTGCGGTTAGATACCATTCCTGAGCAGAATTACCTGTATGGGTATCCTGGTGATGAGTATGTAGACATCATTGGCATAGATAACTATGGAGATGTAGGCCGCATTGGTGGCCCGAATACCCCGGAGCAGCAGGAAAATTTCATTCAGAGCCTCAAACTAATTACTAAAATAGCCCGGGAAAAAGGAAAAGTGGCAGCCTTGACAGAGACGGGCCTGGAGGGTGTGACTAAGCCCGATTGGTTTACGGAGATTATTCTGAACCCCATCAAAGCCAACGACCAGGAAATAGACATTGCATGGGTGCTGGTATGGCGCAATGCCAACACCACACACCATTACGCTCCCTATGCCGGGCACCCCAGTGTACCGGACTTTCAGAAGTTTGACGAAGACCCTTTGACTTACTTTGAGAAAGACATGAATAACCCTTACAAGCGAGGAAAAGCCCTAAAGAGTAGTGATAAGTAA
- a CDS encoding two-component regulator propeller domain-containing protein, protein MRNIKLLLVLFWLVFTQVSFGQFSQIRFEKLDTRDGLSHNRVTSIYKDQLGFMWFGTRSGLNRYDGNSIKVIEHEDDNSFSLSDQNIVWIKEGPEGYLWIKSDYGVFAYDIYKESYVDIRPLLAELDINHYNLSVMVKDGLGNFWFVIDNIGVKKYLSDTKEIYHYGGAYRDVSSVQPDNKGNMALVHLDGEIELADVSDLRNSSFMRYPEHIANIQGLTVFIDKDGDYWFYSSAYSFGVCYYRPSVGTCIHLDNKDLGSNLVTGIIQDESERIIIGADHGGLTMISKADWKLQSFSNNPSDPRSLSHNSIIALYQDRTGLVWIGTNKGGVNYFSPKSVSFNFYKQTDNQTPNANDIWPLVEDDEGNLWIGTDGGGLVHFDLRKGEFTNYRHKENDPKSISSDIVVSMAPGANGGLWLGTYFGGLNYFDGKKFKAYYHNPEDSNSISDNSIWNLLLDSRGLIWVGTLKGGVDVYDADFNKIHHFGLDNQGIHSNYVTSLCEDKDGNIWIGTGYGIEAYNYADGTMTHLLKEEGNDRSLVNNSILDIYCDHENSIWVGTMYGLSRFNRATNDFDSFVKEDGLPENIVTSVMEDLDGNIWLGTYTGLSKLHFENEAPIFENFDISDGLQGDMFNERSALRLKNGHLAFGGKNGLNVFDPEAIKVTNEENKLVFLDFYLSNRLIKPGDEYNGRKWFERGINNVEKLVLEPSENSFTLEFTSLNFYQQENTVYKYRLVGFDQDWIQRANVHRANYTNLDPGNYRFEVMASDRTHQWSDEPIAIDIVILTPFWKTPLANLIYVLFVLLVLFLTRRAIIQKERFRAKVTQDQMEATRLHELDMMKIKFFTNISHEFRTPLTLILTPIERMLKKSTDPQDQKHFQLIFRNAKRLLTLVNQLLDFRKMEANQHRISLATGDVIDFTNSIVESFSDLSADRRVRLDFESNLSEFLTLFDRDKMEKIMFNLLSNAFKFTHTGGRVVVKVSDIAYREDIHTIRFSVTDDGIGIPKERQGDIFNRFFQVDNKHTANLNHGSGIGLSITKEFVEMHGGNIWVESEMEKGSSFIFELPMKKLSGDYKVQDVVDDFMEESVPLPHEASKATILLADDNDDFRFYLKDNLERLYNIYEAPNGKAAWKKILNFQPDLVVSDIMMPEINGIELCKKIKGDPRTGHIPVILLTAHYSDDQKLEGFEAGAIEYITKPFNFEILVQSIRSAVQLQKLIFASEHRIEAKPREIEITSLDEQFIMKAMELVEVNISNSDFSVQELSRELAVSRGQLYKKTLELTGKTPIEFIRSIRIKRAAALLERSQLNVAEVAYKVGFNNPKYFTKYFKMEYKMLPSKYAAQATAQKGEK, encoded by the coding sequence ATGCGCAACATTAAACTTTTGTTGGTGCTCTTCTGGCTGGTGTTTACACAAGTCAGCTTTGGACAATTCTCACAGATTCGTTTCGAAAAGCTGGATACCCGAGATGGGTTGTCGCATAATCGTGTCACTTCCATTTACAAAGATCAGCTGGGCTTCATGTGGTTTGGCACCCGTTCTGGTCTCAATAGGTATGATGGCAATAGCATTAAAGTCATTGAGCATGAAGATGATAACTCATTCTCCTTAAGTGATCAAAATATCGTCTGGATCAAAGAAGGCCCGGAAGGATATCTTTGGATCAAATCTGATTACGGAGTTTTTGCTTACGATATCTACAAGGAAAGCTATGTAGATATCCGGCCGCTGCTGGCTGAGCTAGACATCAATCATTACAACCTGAGCGTCATGGTAAAGGATGGATTGGGCAACTTCTGGTTTGTGATTGATAACATCGGGGTGAAAAAATACCTGAGTGACACCAAAGAGATTTATCACTACGGAGGTGCGTACCGGGATGTATCCTCTGTACAACCCGACAATAAGGGCAATATGGCCCTCGTGCATTTGGATGGTGAAATAGAACTGGCAGATGTGTCTGATTTGCGAAACAGCAGCTTTATGCGTTATCCCGAGCACATCGCGAATATTCAGGGACTGACGGTCTTCATTGACAAGGATGGAGATTATTGGTTTTACAGCTCGGCATACTCTTTTGGGGTTTGCTATTACCGCCCATCGGTAGGCACCTGTATTCATTTAGATAATAAAGATCTTGGATCTAACCTCGTCACAGGTATCATTCAGGACGAATCTGAGCGCATTATCATCGGAGCGGATCATGGCGGGCTCACCATGATCTCCAAAGCTGATTGGAAGTTGCAGAGCTTTAGCAACAACCCTTCGGATCCCAGGTCACTCAGTCACAACAGCATCATTGCGCTCTATCAGGACCGTACTGGTCTCGTGTGGATAGGTACCAACAAGGGAGGAGTCAACTACTTTTCGCCTAAGTCAGTGTCATTTAATTTCTATAAACAAACGGATAATCAAACGCCCAATGCCAATGACATCTGGCCCCTGGTAGAGGATGACGAGGGTAATCTCTGGATAGGCACAGATGGAGGTGGGTTGGTTCACTTTGACCTGAGAAAAGGGGAGTTTACCAATTACAGACACAAAGAGAATGATCCAAAAAGTATCAGCTCAGACATTGTAGTCAGCATGGCACCGGGCGCTAATGGGGGGCTCTGGTTGGGGACTTACTTTGGAGGGTTGAATTATTTCGATGGTAAGAAATTCAAGGCCTATTATCACAACCCTGAAGATTCCAACTCCATTAGTGATAACAGCATTTGGAACCTGCTCCTCGATTCCAGAGGGTTGATCTGGGTAGGAACGCTCAAAGGTGGTGTAGATGTGTACGATGCGGATTTTAACAAAATTCACCATTTTGGGCTGGACAATCAGGGGATACACTCAAACTATGTGACCTCACTGTGTGAAGATAAGGATGGGAATATCTGGATAGGGACAGGCTATGGAATAGAGGCCTATAACTATGCAGATGGCACCATGACTCACTTGCTCAAGGAGGAGGGAAATGACCGCTCTTTGGTGAATAACTCCATTTTGGATATCTACTGCGATCATGAAAATAGTATTTGGGTAGGTACCATGTATGGTTTGAGCCGGTTCAACAGGGCGACGAACGATTTTGACTCCTTTGTGAAGGAAGATGGGTTGCCGGAAAACATCGTTACCTCGGTCATGGAAGATTTGGATGGCAACATCTGGCTGGGTACTTATACGGGACTGTCCAAACTTCATTTTGAAAACGAGGCGCCAATTTTCGAGAATTTTGATATTTCTGACGGACTTCAGGGTGATATGTTCAACGAGCGGTCTGCCCTCAGACTCAAAAATGGCCATTTGGCTTTTGGTGGTAAAAACGGGCTAAACGTGTTTGATCCGGAAGCCATCAAAGTGACCAACGAGGAAAACAAACTCGTCTTTCTGGATTTTTACCTGTCCAACAGGCTCATTAAGCCCGGAGATGAATATAACGGAAGAAAGTGGTTTGAACGAGGTATTAATAACGTAGAAAAACTCGTGCTGGAGCCCTCCGAAAATTCTTTTACGCTGGAGTTTACCTCCCTCAATTTTTACCAACAGGAAAATACCGTGTACAAGTATCGGTTGGTGGGTTTTGATCAGGACTGGATACAGCGGGCCAATGTACACCGTGCCAATTATACGAACCTGGATCCGGGAAACTATCGTTTTGAGGTAATGGCCTCTGACAGGACGCATCAATGGAGCGATGAGCCCATAGCCATCGATATCGTGATTCTGACCCCTTTTTGGAAGACTCCTCTGGCCAATTTGATCTATGTTCTCTTTGTTCTCCTGGTACTCTTCCTTACACGCAGGGCGATCATTCAGAAGGAGCGTTTTCGTGCCAAGGTCACACAGGATCAGATGGAAGCCACGCGCCTCCATGAGTTGGATATGATGAAGATCAAATTCTTCACCAACATCAGCCATGAGTTTCGCACGCCACTCACCCTCATCCTCACTCCAATCGAGCGCATGCTGAAGAAAAGCACAGATCCACAGGATCAAAAGCACTTTCAGTTGATTTTCAGGAATGCCAAAAGGTTGTTAACACTGGTCAATCAGTTGCTGGATTTCAGAAAGATGGAGGCCAATCAGCACAGAATCTCATTGGCTACCGGAGATGTGATTGATTTTACAAATAGCATTGTAGAGTCGTTTTCTGACCTTTCGGCTGACCGCCGTGTTCGGCTGGATTTTGAAAGCAACCTATCGGAGTTCCTGACTTTGTTTGATCGGGACAAGATGGAAAAGATCATGTTTAACCTCCTTTCAAATGCCTTTAAGTTTACTCATACGGGAGGTAGGGTAGTGGTGAAAGTCAGTGACATTGCTTACAGGGAAGACATTCACACCATTCGTTTTAGTGTGACCGACGATGGTATTGGTATACCCAAAGAGCGTCAGGGAGATATATTCAACAGGTTTTTCCAGGTGGACAACAAGCATACAGCAAATCTCAACCATGGAAGCGGTATTGGTTTGTCCATTACCAAGGAGTTTGTGGAAATGCACGGTGGAAACATCTGGGTAGAAAGCGAAATGGAAAAAGGCAGCTCGTTCATTTTTGAACTCCCCATGAAAAAGCTGTCCGGTGACTACAAAGTTCAGGATGTGGTGGATGATTTCATGGAAGAGTCAGTGCCGCTGCCACACGAAGCCTCAAAGGCAACCATCCTTTTGGCCGATGACAATGATGATTTTAGGTTTTACCTGAAAGATAACCTGGAAAGACTCTACAACATCTATGAGGCACCCAATGGCAAGGCAGCCTGGAAGAAGATCCTGAATTTTCAGCCTGATTTGGTGGTGTCTGATATCATGATGCCTGAGATCAATGGAATAGAACTTTGTAAGAAGATCAAAGGTGATCCACGCACGGGGCACATTCCCGTGATCTTGCTGACAGCCCATTACTCTGACGATCAAAAGCTGGAGGGGTTTGAAGCCGGAGCCATCGAATACATTACCAAGCCCTTCAATTTCGAAATACTGGTACAAAGCATTCGCTCAGCGGTGCAGCTTCAAAAACTCATTTTTGCTTCGGAACATCGTATAGAAGCCAAGCCTCGTGAGATCGAGATTACCTCTCTGGACGAGCAGTTTATCATGAAGGCGATGGAGCTGGTAGAGGTCAATATTTCCAACTCGGATTTCTCCGTACAGGAGCTTAGCCGGGAACTGGCGGTGAGCAGGGGTCAGCTTTATAAAAAGACACTCGAACTGACCGGGAAAACCCCGATAGAGTTTATCCGCTCCATCAGGATCAAACGAGCTGCCGCCCTTTTAGAGCGGAGCCAGCTCAATGTGGCGGAAGTGGCTTATAAAGTTGGGTTCAATAACCCCAAGTATTTCACCAAGTACTTCAAGATGGAGTATAAAATGCTTCCATCGAAGTATGCAGCTCAGGCCACTGCCCAAAAGGGCGAAAAGTAG
- a CDS encoding sialate O-acetylesterase, producing MIRLFRPLTIVIFMLVMPSWAEAQLVLPQVFGDHMVLQRDQNVRFWGWAAPNEQISVEVDGFAVTTKTSPEGKWEVLYPSHVAGGPYTVAVKASTRIELTDVWFGDVWVAGGQSNMEWKLGGKINNWEAEIADSDYPQIRFFDVPRELALSPQDNISGGEWRVAGPKTAADISAVGWFFAKSNHLEKGVPVGLIQSNWGGTPAEAWTSAERLLEVPGYEKTAAEMLDATIDWEALKKANDDREKLKWELIGDETSFMSLGAHLVEYDDSAWKTVSLPNKEPIMDFVWVRKHVNLKSAKGVRLYMGEITQLCSVFMNGQLVSKESWQDSTGIVEISPDIARKGDNVIAIRASNSWDNRVWIGRSGEMWLEASGKKQSLEGEWKYSNTLEPAMPKVERFNWKPGVLYNGMIQPIAGYGIRGAIWYQGESNADKPHLYNELFEAMIEDWRIRWRQGNFPFLFVQLANFMERKDLPQESQWAELREAQTQALQLPNTGMATIIDIGEANDIHPRNKQDVGRRLWAAARKVVFNEEVVFSGPSFSSQEIQGDRIILSFDQVGSGLMTTSGDPVGFAIAGADKQFVWAEAKIEGDQVVVWNDQIANPEYVRYAWADNPACNLYNKEGLPAVPFRTDQ from the coding sequence ATGATCAGATTGTTCAGACCTTTAACCATCGTAATTTTTATGCTTGTGATGCCCTCATGGGCTGAGGCTCAGCTTGTGCTACCTCAGGTCTTCGGGGATCATATGGTGCTCCAGCGCGATCAAAATGTTAGATTTTGGGGATGGGCAGCACCTAATGAGCAGATATCTGTAGAGGTTGATGGATTTGCCGTGACTACCAAAACAAGTCCGGAAGGCAAATGGGAGGTTCTTTACCCTTCTCATGTAGCAGGAGGGCCCTATACCGTAGCGGTGAAGGCATCCACTCGGATAGAGCTGACAGATGTGTGGTTTGGTGATGTGTGGGTGGCTGGTGGCCAGTCCAATATGGAGTGGAAGCTAGGGGGAAAGATTAATAACTGGGAAGCTGAGATCGCGGATAGTGACTATCCTCAGATCAGATTTTTTGATGTACCCAGAGAACTGGCTTTATCACCTCAGGATAATATCAGTGGAGGAGAGTGGAGAGTCGCGGGCCCGAAAACCGCTGCAGATATTTCCGCTGTAGGATGGTTCTTTGCCAAGAGTAATCACCTGGAGAAAGGTGTACCCGTGGGGCTGATCCAGAGCAACTGGGGCGGCACTCCTGCTGAGGCCTGGACCTCAGCCGAGCGCTTATTGGAAGTGCCCGGGTATGAAAAGACAGCAGCCGAAATGCTGGATGCTACTATAGATTGGGAAGCACTGAAGAAGGCCAATGATGATAGAGAAAAGCTTAAATGGGAGTTGATTGGGGATGAAACCTCTTTCATGTCTTTGGGAGCTCATTTGGTGGAGTATGATGATTCAGCGTGGAAGACGGTCTCATTGCCCAACAAGGAGCCTATTATGGATTTTGTGTGGGTGAGAAAGCATGTCAATTTGAAGTCTGCCAAGGGAGTGCGGCTCTATATGGGTGAGATTACCCAGCTGTGTTCGGTTTTTATGAATGGACAATTGGTATCAAAAGAAAGCTGGCAGGACAGCACAGGGATAGTGGAGATATCTCCGGATATTGCCCGAAAGGGAGATAATGTGATTGCCATTCGTGCCAGCAACAGTTGGGATAACAGGGTGTGGATCGGTCGATCTGGAGAGATGTGGCTGGAGGCATCTGGTAAGAAGCAGAGCCTTGAGGGAGAATGGAAGTACTCTAATACCCTTGAACCGGCCATGCCGAAAGTGGAGCGGTTCAACTGGAAGCCGGGAGTGTTGTATAATGGCATGATTCAGCCAATAGCGGGCTATGGCATTCGCGGAGCTATATGGTACCAGGGGGAAAGCAATGCTGATAAACCCCACCTTTACAATGAGCTCTTTGAGGCCATGATCGAAGACTGGAGGATTCGCTGGCGTCAGGGCAATTTTCCTTTCCTCTTTGTTCAGTTAGCCAATTTTATGGAAAGAAAAGATCTGCCACAGGAGAGTCAGTGGGCCGAACTTCGCGAAGCTCAGACTCAGGCACTACAGTTGCCCAATACCGGAATGGCTACCATCATAGATATTGGGGAGGCCAATGACATTCACCCCAGAAACAAGCAGGATGTTGGTAGGAGACTATGGGCTGCGGCGCGCAAAGTGGTTTTCAATGAGGAGGTTGTTTTTTCAGGGCCATCTTTTAGTTCACAGGAAATACAGGGAGACCGCATCATTCTCAGTTTCGATCAGGTGGGTAGTGGTTTGATGACCACTTCTGGGGATCCTGTGGGTTTCGCTATAGCGGGTGCCGACAAGCAGTTTGTCTGGGCAGAAGCCAAAATAGAAGGCGACCAGGTGGTGGTCTGGAATGATCAGATTGCCAACCCTGAGTATGTCAGATATGCCTGGGCGGACAATCCTGCCTGTAATCTGTACAACAAGGAAGGCTTACCTGCGGTGCCTTTTAGAACAGATCAATAA
- a CDS encoding glycoside hydrolase family 27 protein has product MKTTLSIIFTLSVFLAGAQKFDGLALTPPMGWNSWNKFSCDVTESLIRETADAMVASGLKDAGYEYIVIDDCWHGERDSLGFIQPDPVRFPSGIKALADYIHSKGLKFGIYSDAGWQTCGGRPGSRGREYQDAQRYASWGVDYLKYDWCNTEGLKAEGAYLTMRDALYEAGRPIVLSICEWGDNQPWEWAGPIGHLWRTTGDIYNCFDCEYNHGTWSSWGVLQILDMRKDIRKYAGPDHWNDPDMMEIGNGMTVNEDRAHFSLWAMMAAPLIAGNDLRNMSPETIAILTNKEVIAIDQDTLGIQAFKHIDDENFEVWVKPLAKGDLAVCFLNRAVEPLDLNFDWKSNPMKDPDFDYTFDFTRNTYDLLNVWSGKQQGTTKKVLKASIPGHDVLMFRLSAN; this is encoded by the coding sequence ATGAAAACTACCTTGTCAATAATATTTACCCTGAGCGTGTTTCTGGCAGGTGCCCAGAAGTTTGACGGACTGGCGCTTACTCCTCCTATGGGGTGGAACAGTTGGAATAAATTTTCTTGTGATGTGACCGAAAGTCTCATCAGGGAGACCGCAGATGCCATGGTGGCGAGTGGACTCAAAGATGCTGGTTATGAATACATCGTGATCGATGACTGCTGGCATGGTGAACGGGATAGCCTTGGGTTCATCCAGCCCGATCCGGTCAGGTTTCCTTCCGGTATAAAGGCGCTTGCAGACTACATACATTCTAAAGGCCTGAAGTTTGGGATCTACTCGGATGCCGGATGGCAAACGTGTGGTGGTCGGCCCGGCAGCAGGGGGCGTGAGTATCAGGATGCACAGCGGTACGCCAGCTGGGGTGTGGATTATCTGAAATATGACTGGTGTAATACAGAAGGACTCAAAGCTGAGGGCGCTTATCTGACCATGAGAGATGCCCTGTATGAAGCAGGAAGGCCGATAGTACTGAGTATATGTGAGTGGGGAGACAATCAGCCCTGGGAGTGGGCTGGGCCCATTGGTCACCTGTGGCGCACTACCGGAGATATCTACAACTGCTTCGACTGTGAATATAACCACGGTACATGGTCCAGCTGGGGAGTGCTTCAGATCCTGGATATGAGAAAGGACATTAGAAAGTATGCGGGGCCAGACCATTGGAATGATCCGGATATGATGGAGATAGGCAATGGAATGACCGTGAATGAAGATCGTGCGCACTTTTCGCTCTGGGCCATGATGGCTGCACCGCTCATAGCCGGTAACGACCTTCGGAATATGTCCCCGGAGACCATCGCTATCCTCACGAATAAGGAAGTGATAGCGATCGATCAGGATACTCTGGGAATTCAGGCATTTAAGCACATTGATGATGAAAATTTTGAAGTGTGGGTGAAGCCTCTGGCAAAAGGAGACCTGGCAGTTTGTTTCTTGAACCGAGCTGTGGAGCCATTGGACCTTAATTTTGATTGGAAATCAAATCCAATGAAAGATCCTGATTTTGACTATACCTTTGATTTTACCCGAAACACTTATGACTTATTGAATGTATGGTCCGGGAAGCAGCAGGGGACCACTAAAAAAGTACTCAAAGCGAGTATTCCTGGCCATGATGTGCTCATGTTTAGGCTCTCTGCAAACTAG